The following proteins are encoded in a genomic region of Glycine max cultivar Williams 82 chromosome 18, Glycine_max_v4.0, whole genome shotgun sequence:
- the LOC100805540 gene encoding putative pentatricopeptide repeat-containing protein At3g05240, with translation MGLRGIRESPTTFTSVIAVCTNALFFKEGVQVHCGVIKFGFSCNVFMGDALVGFYTQVGQCGVALQLFDVPERNLAVWNVMLRGLCELGRVKVEDLLGFYLSRMRFEGSVHVQSALIDMYGKCRDIESSVAVFECLPERTLDCFNSLMTSLSYCDAVDDVAELFGLMVDEGLVPDGVTLSTTLKALSVSALASFTSSQLMHCYALKSGLGEDAVVACSLMDTYSRSRWNFLIEFLRFFLLQTLHIHDQCICPKWNGERRNCNASSND, from the exons ATGGGTTTGCGTGGAATAAGAGAAAGCCCAACCACCTTCACCTCTGTTATAGCGGTTTGCACCAACGCTTTGTTTTTCAAAGAGGGTGTTCAGGTGCATTGCGGAGTGATCAAGTTCGGGTTTTCATGCAACGTGTTCATGGGTGATGCACTTGTCGGGTTCTACACACAGGTGGGGCAATGTGGGGTGGCACTGCAGTTGTTTGATGTGCCAGAGCGAAACTTGGCTGTGTGGAACGTGATGCTGCGTGGGTTGTGTGAACTGGGCCGTGTGAAAGTTGAAGACTTGTTGGGGTTTTACCTCTCTCGAATGCGttttgaag GGAGTGTGCATGTTCAATCTGCTTTGATTGATATGTATGGAAAGTGCAGGGACATTGAGAGTTCTGTGGCTGTATTTGAATGTCTTCCCGAGAGAACATTGGATTGTTTCAACTCATTGATGACCTCTTTGTCTTATTGTGATGCGGTTGATGATGTGGCTGAATTGTTTGGTTTGATGGTCGACGAAGGTCTTGTGCCGGATGGAGTTACCTTATCAACCACACTGAAGGCATTGTCAGTGTCTGCTTTAGCAAGTTTTACGAGTTCTCAGTTAATGCATTGTTATGCATTGAAATCTGGACTTGGAGAAGATGCTGTAGTTGCCTGTTCCCTCATGGATACATATTCAAGAAGCAGGTGGAACTTTCTCATCGAATTTTTGAGATTCTTCCTTCTCCAAACGCTTCACATCCATGATCAATGCATATGCCCGAAATGGAATGGGGAAAGAAGGAATTGCAATGCTTCAAGCAATGACTGA
- the LOC100806068 gene encoding probable polygalacturonase At1g80170, with translation MDKFFLVSLLALLITAYGVAGSIMCDNIGMLEELKSLEALDIEEEENEVELSDIPSWRSERGGKVLVNIDSFGAAGDGESDDTEALQKAWGVACSTPKSVLLIPQGRRYLVNATRFKGPCADKLIIQIDGTLVAPDEPKNWDPKLPRVWLDFSKLNKTVFQGSGVIDGSGSKWWAASCKKNKSNPCKGAPTAFTIDTSSSIRVKGLTIQNSQQMHFTISRCDSVRITSVKVSAPGDSPNTDGIHISESTNVIIQDSKIGTGDDCISIVNASSNIKMKRIYCGPGHGISIGSLGKDNSTGIVTKVILDTAVLRETTNGVRIKTWQGGSGYVRGVRFQNVRVENVSNPIIIDQFYCDSPTSCENQTTAVEISEVMYQNISGTTMSAKAIKFDCSDSVPCNKLVLSNVDLEKQDGSVETYCHSAQGFPYGVVHPSADCLSSSDKTSQIEESTTEEEDIRHIEL, from the exons ATGGACaagttcttcttggtttccttgcTTGCTTTGCTCATAACAGCTTATGGAGTTGCAGGAAGCATAATGTGTGACAACATTGGCATGCTCGAAGAACTTAAAAGCCTAGAGGCCCTGgacatagaagaagaagaaaatgaggtAGAACTTTCTGACATCCCTTCATGGAGAAGCGAGCGCGGTGGAAAAGTTCTTGTGAATATTGATAGCTTTGGTGCTGCTGGAGATGGAGAATCTGATGATACTGAG GCTTTACAAAAAGCATGGGGAGTTGCATGCTCTACACCAAAATCTGTTTTGTTAATTCCTCAAGGACGCCGTTACCTTGTTAATGCAACAAGATTCAAAGGGCCTTGTGCAGACAAGCTCATCATCCAG ATTGACGGTACATTGGTGGCACCAGATGAGCCTAAGAACTGGGATCCAAAACTGCCACGGGTTTGGCTTGATTTTTCCAAATTGAATAAAACTGTTTTCCAAGGTTCTGGAGTTATTGATGGCTCAGGCAGCAAATGGTGGGCAGCATCTTGTAAAAAGAACAAGTCCAAT CCTTGCAAAGGTGCACCAACA GCATTTACGATTGATACAAGTTCATCCATAAGGGTGAAAGGACTAACAATCCAGAATAGCCAACAGATGCATTTTACCATATCACGATGCGATTCTGTTAGAATTACTAGCGTGAAAGTGTCAGCTCCTGGAGACAGCCCAAACACTGATGGAATTCATATTAGTGAATCAACAAATGTCATAATCCAAGACAGCAAAATTGGAACAG GGGATGATTGCATATCAATTGTCAATGCTAGCTCTAATATCAAAATGAAGAGAATTTATTGTGGACCAGGACATGGAATCAG CATTGGAAGTCTAGGGAAAGACAACTCAACAGGCATAGTCACGAAAGTGATTTTGGATACAGCAGTTCTTAGGGAGACTACCAACGGTGTCAGAATTAAGACTTGGCAG GGAGGTTCTGGATATGTTCGAGGGGTGCGTTTTCAGAATGTGAGGGTGGAAAATGTATCCAACCCCATTATCATAGACCAATTTTACTGTGATTCGCCAACCAGTTGTGAAAACCAG ACAACAGCAGTGGAGATAAGCGAGGTGATGTACCAGAACATAAGTGGCACTACAATGAGTGCTAAGGCCATTAAATTTGACTGCAGTGACTCAGTCCCATGCAACAAACTAGTCCTTAGCAATGTGGACTTAGAGAAACAAGATGGCTCTGTTGAAACATATTGCCACTCAGCACAAGGCTTTCCCTATGGAGTGGTGCACCCTTCTGCTGATTGCCTTAGTTCCAGCGACAAAACCTCTCAAATTGAAGAATCAACTACAGAGGAAGAAGATATTCGTCACATTGAACtataa
- the LOC100783813 gene encoding polygalacturonase At1g48100 isoform X2: protein MSGLSFRGFTYMLLIAFLIWSFNFEACIARRGKHWRQSRDVSASVYKKKGKNYGNAHNKYHGGGSKSKPPSSHKGTPTLPKPPPQHKNTPSPPYPTPPSDDTPTTPPPKAYNGGGHSSATTFNVLDFGAKGDGKSDDTKLDGTIVAPTSPKAWGKGLLQWLEFSKLVGITIQGNGIIDGRGSVWWQDNQYDDPIDDEEKLIVPLNHTVGSPSPPLPIQSEMGGKMPSVKPTALRFYGSFNPTVTGITIQNSPQCHLKFDNCNGVMVHDVTISSPGDSPNTDGIHLQNSKDVLIYSSSMACGDDCISIQTGCSNIYVHNVNCGPGHGISIGSLGKDNTRACVSNITVRDVNMHNTMNGVRIKTWQGGSGSVQGVLFSNIQVSEVELPIVIDQFYCDKRTCKNQTSAVSLAGINYERIRGTYTVKPVHFACSDNLPCVDVSLTSVELKPIQEQYHLYNPFCWQTYGELKTPTVPPIDCLQIGKPTNNRIQTDHDLC, encoded by the exons ATGAGTGGCTTGAGTTTCAGGGGCTTCACATACATGCTCCTCATTGCATTTCTCATTTGGTCCTTCAATTTTGAAGCCTGCATTGCAAGAAGAGGCAAGCACTGGAGACAAAGCAGGGATGTCTCAGCTTCTGTGTACAAGAAAAAAGGCAAAAATTATGGCAATGCTCACAACAAGTACCATGGTGGAGGATCAAAATCAAAGCCTCCATCATCACACAAAGGCACACCAACATTACCAAAGCCTCCGCCACAACATAAAAACACTCCCTCACCACCATATCCAACACCACCAAGTGATGATACCCCCACAACTCCACCACCAAAGGCTTACAATGGTGGTGGCCATTCTTCCGCCACCACCTTCAATGTGCTAGATTTTGGAGCCAAGGGAGATGGAAAATCTGATGACACCAAG CTTGATGGCACCATTGTTGCACCAACAAGCCCCAAAGCTTGGGGCAAAGGACTTCTACAGTGGTTGGAATTTTCCAAGTTGGTAGGAATTACCATCCAAGGAAATGGCATCATTGATGGAAGAGGCTCAGTGTGGTGGCAAGATAATCAATATGATGATCCTATAGATGATGAAGAAAAGCTCATTGTCCCTTTAAACCACACAGTAGGGAGCCCAAGTCCCCCACTGCCg ATTCAAAGTGAGATGGGAGGAAAAATGCCATCCGTCAAGCCAACT GCATTGCGGTTCTATGGGAGTTTTAATCCAACAGTTACAGGCATtacaattcaaaatagtccaCAATGCCACCTCAAGTTTGACAACTGTAATGGGGTCATGGTCCATGATGTGACCATATCATCTCCTGGGGACAGTCCTAACACAGATGGAATTCACCTTCAGAACTCCAAAGATGTGTTGATATACAGCAGCTCTATGGCCTGCG GAGATGACTGTATTTCGATACAAACTGGATGCTCGAACATATATGTACACAATGTCAACTGTGGACCAGGGCATGGAATCAGCATTGGAAGTCTAGGAAAGGATAACACCAGAGCCTGTGTCTCCAACATTACTGTCAGGGATGTCAACATGCACAACACAATGAATGGTGTCAGAATCAAAACATGGCAG GGTGGATCAGGTTCTGTACAAGGAGTGCTATTCTCAAACATACAAGTTTCTGAAGTTGAACTCCCAATTGTGATTGATCAATTCTACTGCGACAAAAGAACCTGCAAAAACCAAACGTCAGCTGTGTCTCTTGCCGGAATCAACTATGAAAGGATAAGGGGGACATACACCGTTAAGCCAGTTCACTTTGCCTGCAGTGATAACCTACCTTGTGTAGATGTTTCTCTAACCTCTGTTGAGTTAAAACCAATTCAAGAACAATACCATCTATACAATCCTTTCTGCTGGCAGACTTATGGTGAATTGAAAACTCCAACTGTCCCACCAATTGATTGCCTACAAATTGGGAAGCCAACTAACAATCGGATTCAGACAGATCATGATTTATGTTGA
- the LOC100783813 gene encoding polygalacturonase At1g48100 isoform X1, translated as MSGLSFRGFTYMLLIAFLIWSFNFEACIARRGKHWRQSRDVSASVYKKKGKNYGNAHNKYHGGGSKSKPPSSHKGTPTLPKPPPQHKNTPSPPYPTPPSDDTPTTPPPKAYNGGGHSSATTFNVLDFGAKGDGKSDDTKAFQEAWAEACKIESSTMLVPADYAFFVGPISFSGPYCKPSIVFQLDGTIVAPTSPKAWGKGLLQWLEFSKLVGITIQGNGIIDGRGSVWWQDNQYDDPIDDEEKLIVPLNHTVGSPSPPLPIQSEMGGKMPSVKPTALRFYGSFNPTVTGITIQNSPQCHLKFDNCNGVMVHDVTISSPGDSPNTDGIHLQNSKDVLIYSSSMACGDDCISIQTGCSNIYVHNVNCGPGHGISIGSLGKDNTRACVSNITVRDVNMHNTMNGVRIKTWQGGSGSVQGVLFSNIQVSEVELPIVIDQFYCDKRTCKNQTSAVSLAGINYERIRGTYTVKPVHFACSDNLPCVDVSLTSVELKPIQEQYHLYNPFCWQTYGELKTPTVPPIDCLQIGKPTNNRIQTDHDLC; from the exons ATGAGTGGCTTGAGTTTCAGGGGCTTCACATACATGCTCCTCATTGCATTTCTCATTTGGTCCTTCAATTTTGAAGCCTGCATTGCAAGAAGAGGCAAGCACTGGAGACAAAGCAGGGATGTCTCAGCTTCTGTGTACAAGAAAAAAGGCAAAAATTATGGCAATGCTCACAACAAGTACCATGGTGGAGGATCAAAATCAAAGCCTCCATCATCACACAAAGGCACACCAACATTACCAAAGCCTCCGCCACAACATAAAAACACTCCCTCACCACCATATCCAACACCACCAAGTGATGATACCCCCACAACTCCACCACCAAAGGCTTACAATGGTGGTGGCCATTCTTCCGCCACCACCTTCAATGTGCTAGATTTTGGAGCCAAGGGAGATGGAAAATCTGATGACACCAAG GCATTTCAAGAGGCTTGGGCTGAAGCTTGTAAAATTGAATCATCAACCATGCTCGTCCCAGCAGACTACGCATTCTTTGTAGGGCCCATTTCATTCTCGGGCCCATACTGTAAACCCAGCATCGTTTTCCAG CTTGATGGCACCATTGTTGCACCAACAAGCCCCAAAGCTTGGGGCAAAGGACTTCTACAGTGGTTGGAATTTTCCAAGTTGGTAGGAATTACCATCCAAGGAAATGGCATCATTGATGGAAGAGGCTCAGTGTGGTGGCAAGATAATCAATATGATGATCCTATAGATGATGAAGAAAAGCTCATTGTCCCTTTAAACCACACAGTAGGGAGCCCAAGTCCCCCACTGCCg ATTCAAAGTGAGATGGGAGGAAAAATGCCATCCGTCAAGCCAACT GCATTGCGGTTCTATGGGAGTTTTAATCCAACAGTTACAGGCATtacaattcaaaatagtccaCAATGCCACCTCAAGTTTGACAACTGTAATGGGGTCATGGTCCATGATGTGACCATATCATCTCCTGGGGACAGTCCTAACACAGATGGAATTCACCTTCAGAACTCCAAAGATGTGTTGATATACAGCAGCTCTATGGCCTGCG GAGATGACTGTATTTCGATACAAACTGGATGCTCGAACATATATGTACACAATGTCAACTGTGGACCAGGGCATGGAATCAGCATTGGAAGTCTAGGAAAGGATAACACCAGAGCCTGTGTCTCCAACATTACTGTCAGGGATGTCAACATGCACAACACAATGAATGGTGTCAGAATCAAAACATGGCAG GGTGGATCAGGTTCTGTACAAGGAGTGCTATTCTCAAACATACAAGTTTCTGAAGTTGAACTCCCAATTGTGATTGATCAATTCTACTGCGACAAAAGAACCTGCAAAAACCAAACGTCAGCTGTGTCTCTTGCCGGAATCAACTATGAAAGGATAAGGGGGACATACACCGTTAAGCCAGTTCACTTTGCCTGCAGTGATAACCTACCTTGTGTAGATGTTTCTCTAACCTCTGTTGAGTTAAAACCAATTCAAGAACAATACCATCTATACAATCCTTTCTGCTGGCAGACTTATGGTGAATTGAAAACTCCAACTGTCCCACCAATTGATTGCCTACAAATTGGGAAGCCAACTAACAATCGGATTCAGACAGATCATGATTTATGTTGA